One Deltaproteobacteria bacterium DNA segment encodes these proteins:
- a CDS encoding acetolactate synthase large subunit — protein sequence MNGAEVLIETARRGGVEVCFANPGTTEMPLVAALDKAPGVRAVLGLFEGVCTGAADGYARMSGRPAATLVHLGPGLANGLANLHNARRARVPVINWIGDQTVEHLPFDAPLTSDIAALTGWTGWTLAVKSASEMAEASAASIAAALGHPARIASLILPADAQWDPASAAITPAPRASAPSAAPERVREAARLLRAGGGYVLLGGDALGLRGLTAAARIAAASGATVLIETFPSRMERGRHLPSFAGLPYFPEQARAALAKAKSLVLAGAREPVGFFGYANEAPRLAPANAPLCALADPDAGIDAAGALEALADELGAPARVEIPARAHESFAPTGAKLDLTSLGRALASLQPENAIVVNEAATSGLPWNAGAAASAAPFTMLGLTGGAIGQGLPTALGAAIACPDRRVIAFQADGSGLYTLQSLWSMAREGVNATVVVCANRKYRILQAELARAGIAEPGPKARALTDLGSPTIDWTALARGFGVPAVSAATDSELVEALKRSLATPGPTLVEAVLA from the coding sequence ACCCCGGGACGACCGAGATGCCGCTCGTCGCGGCGCTCGACAAGGCGCCGGGCGTGCGCGCGGTGCTCGGCCTGTTCGAGGGTGTGTGCACGGGCGCCGCCGACGGCTACGCGCGCATGAGCGGCAGACCGGCCGCGACTTTGGTGCACCTCGGCCCCGGCCTCGCCAACGGTCTCGCGAATCTGCACAACGCGCGCCGCGCGCGCGTGCCCGTCATCAACTGGATCGGCGACCAGACCGTCGAGCACCTCCCGTTCGACGCGCCGCTCACCTCCGACATCGCAGCGCTCACGGGCTGGACGGGCTGGACGCTCGCGGTGAAGAGCGCGAGCGAGATGGCGGAAGCGAGCGCAGCCTCGATCGCGGCGGCGCTCGGCCACCCCGCGCGCATCGCCTCGCTGATCCTGCCTGCGGATGCGCAGTGGGATCCCGCGAGCGCGGCCATCACACCTGCGCCGCGCGCGAGCGCCCCGAGCGCGGCGCCCGAGCGCGTGCGCGAAGCCGCTCGGCTGCTGCGCGCCGGCGGCGGCTACGTGCTGCTCGGCGGCGACGCGCTCGGGCTGCGCGGCCTAACAGCTGCCGCGCGCATCGCCGCAGCGAGCGGCGCGACGGTGCTGATCGAGACGTTCCCGTCGCGCATGGAGCGCGGCCGCCACCTGCCGAGCTTCGCGGGTCTCCCGTACTTTCCCGAGCAGGCGCGCGCCGCGCTCGCGAAGGCGAAGAGCCTCGTGCTCGCCGGCGCGCGCGAGCCCGTGGGCTTCTTCGGTTACGCGAACGAGGCCCCGCGCCTCGCACCTGCGAACGCGCCGCTGTGCGCGCTCGCGGATCCCGACGCCGGCATCGACGCCGCGGGCGCGCTCGAAGCGCTCGCCGACGAGCTCGGCGCGCCCGCGCGCGTCGAGATTCCCGCGCGCGCGCACGAGAGCTTCGCACCCACGGGCGCGAAGCTCGACCTCACCTCGCTCGGCCGCGCGCTCGCGTCGCTGCAGCCCGAGAACGCGATCGTCGTGAACGAGGCGGCCACGAGCGGGCTGCCCTGGAACGCGGGCGCCGCCGCGAGCGCCGCGCCGTTCACGATGCTGGGCCTGACAGGTGGCGCGATCGGTCAAGGCCTCCCGACCGCGCTCGGCGCCGCGATCGCGTGCCCGGATCGCCGCGTGATCGCATTCCAGGCCGACGGCAGCGGGCTCTACACGCTGCAGTCGCTGTGGTCGATGGCGCGCGAGGGTGTGAACGCCACGGTCGTCGTCTGCGCGAACCGCAAGTACCGCATCCTCCAGGCGGAGCTCGCGCGAGCGGGCATCGCCGAGCCGGGTCCGAAGGCGCGCGCCCTAACAGATCTCGGCAGCCCGACGATCGACTGGACCGCGCTCGCGAGGGGCTTCGGCGTACCGGCCGTGAGCGCCGCGACGGACAGCGAGCTCGTGGAGGCGCTGAAGCGCTCGCTCGCGACGCCGGGGCCGACGCTCGTGGAGGCGGTGCTGGCGTGA
- a CDS encoding CBS domain-containing protein: MSKLELVSLTGELAPPQTGAWHVKLTDPARSVMTDFNEHGIVSVRRDDAIDTALEHMRHAGVRSAFVLDEPRTRVLGLITAYDIMGEKPLRTAQEANMRRDEVLVRHLMESTLDWSVLRFEDLAHFCVSDVLDAFKRSRRTHLPVVESAAGTRLRGVFSSAKLLRLTH, from the coding sequence GTGAGCAAGCTCGAGCTCGTCTCTTTGACCGGGGAGCTGGCGCCGCCGCAGACGGGCGCGTGGCACGTGAAGCTCACGGACCCGGCGCGCAGCGTGATGACCGACTTCAACGAGCACGGCATCGTGAGCGTGCGCCGCGACGACGCGATCGACACCGCGCTGGAGCACATGCGCCACGCCGGCGTGCGCTCCGCGTTCGTGCTCGACGAGCCGCGCACGCGCGTGCTCGGCCTGATCACGGCCTACGACATCATGGGGGAGAAGCCGCTGCGCACCGCGCAAGAAGCGAACATGCGCCGCGACGAAGTGCTCGTGCGACACCTGATGGAGTCTACGCTCGACTGGAGCGTGCTCCGCTTCGAGGACCTCGCGCACTTCTGCGTGAGCGACGTGCTCGATGCGTTCAAGCGCTCGCGCCGCACGCACCTGCCCGTCGTCGAGAGCGCGGCGGGCACCCGCCTGCGCGGCGTGTTCTCGTCGGCGAAGTTGTTACGGCTCACCCACTGA
- a CDS encoding phytanoyl-CoA dioxygenase family protein has protein sequence MAAQSRTFATEVMTHPIFLGVCDRVLLPACARYQLNLGHLIDRGPGAAAQMLHRDELVWVHLPRPHPEVQVASMIALEDFRVENGATRLVPGSHRWPHTRKPEQHEIADAVMPAGSAVIYLGSTIHGAGANSTASEWRPGLHISYVVGWLRTEENNYLAVPPEIARTLPRAAQEVLGYAVHDAIASAGGYLWMLGLRDPVDLMQEGKL, from the coding sequence ATGGCCGCGCAGTCCCGCACGTTCGCGACGGAGGTGATGACTCACCCGATCTTCCTCGGCGTGTGCGACCGCGTGCTCTTGCCTGCGTGCGCGCGTTATCAGCTGAACCTCGGGCACCTGATCGATCGCGGTCCCGGAGCCGCCGCGCAGATGCTGCACCGCGACGAGCTCGTGTGGGTGCACCTGCCGCGGCCGCATCCCGAGGTGCAGGTCGCGTCGATGATCGCGCTCGAAGACTTCCGCGTGGAGAACGGCGCGACGCGGCTCGTACCGGGCAGTCACCGCTGGCCGCACACGCGCAAGCCCGAGCAGCACGAGATCGCCGACGCCGTGATGCCTGCGGGCAGCGCGGTGATCTACCTCGGCTCGACGATTCACGGGGCGGGCGCAAACTCGACCGCGAGCGAGTGGCGGCCGGGGCTCCACATCTCGTACGTGGTGGGCTGGCTGCGCACCGAGGAGAACAACTACCTAGCCGTGCCGCCCGAGATCGCGCGCACGCTGCCGCGCGCCGCGCAGGAGGTGCTCGGATACGCGGTGCACGACGCGATCGCGAGCGCGGGTGGTTACCTCTGGATGTTAGGCCTGCGCGATCCGGTCGATCTCATGCAAGAAGGGAAGCTGTGA
- a CDS encoding 2-isopropylmalate synthase, which translates to MPSSHDRSRVPSNAAAPSPSPSTPGARSAHPEVPPQIEAAVRSPLGSEDSASLRAALARRIAIFDTTLRDGEQSAGVCFSAHDKAEIALLLDALGVDVIEAGFPVSSPEEAAAVAAVALEVRDASVCALARAVPRDVAAAGEALRHARAPRIHVFVNASDMQLAHQLGKSREQVVAMAAAMVRSAREFTDDVEFSPMDATRAEPEFLAELARAVLAAGARTLNLPDTVGCATPEQVAEMIRGVRARVPELERATISFHGQDDLGLATANSLAAIAAGAGQVECTINGIGERAGNTSLEEVAAALRVHGARLGMTTALKLDTLYALSRIVAERSGIEVPANKAVVGRNAFRHASGIHQDGVLKHRETYETLDPAWIGHPVGSEIVLGKLSGRARFAARVAALGEVLSEAQCERAFRAFQQLAARSREVSDVQLREIVARSAA; encoded by the coding sequence ATGCCCAGCTCTCACGATCGATCTCGAGTCCCGAGCAACGCGGCCGCACCCTCGCCAAGTCCGTCGACACCGGGTGCCCGATCAGCGCACCCCGAGGTCCCGCCGCAGATCGAGGCCGCTGTTCGATCTCCGCTCGGCTCCGAAGACTCCGCCTCGCTGCGCGCTGCGCTTGCCCGGCGCATCGCGATCTTCGACACGACCCTGCGCGACGGCGAGCAGTCCGCCGGCGTGTGCTTCTCGGCGCACGACAAGGCGGAGATCGCTTTGCTTCTCGACGCGCTCGGCGTGGACGTGATCGAGGCGGGCTTTCCGGTGAGCTCGCCGGAAGAAGCCGCCGCGGTCGCGGCCGTCGCGCTCGAAGTGCGCGATGCCAGCGTGTGCGCGCTCGCGCGCGCGGTGCCGCGCGACGTCGCCGCGGCGGGAGAAGCGCTGCGCCACGCGCGTGCGCCGCGCATCCACGTGTTCGTGAACGCGAGCGACATGCAGCTCGCGCATCAGCTCGGGAAATCGCGCGAGCAGGTCGTCGCGATGGCCGCGGCGATGGTGCGAAGCGCGCGCGAATTCACGGATGACGTCGAGTTCTCACCGATGGATGCCACGCGCGCAGAGCCGGAGTTTCTCGCGGAGCTGGCGCGCGCCGTGCTCGCGGCGGGAGCGCGCACGCTCAATCTGCCCGACACCGTGGGATGCGCGACGCCCGAGCAAGTCGCCGAGATGATTCGCGGCGTGCGCGCGCGCGTGCCGGAGCTCGAGCGCGCGACGATCTCGTTCCACGGTCAAGACGACCTCGGCCTCGCCACCGCGAACTCGCTCGCCGCAATCGCCGCGGGCGCTGGCCAGGTGGAGTGCACCATCAACGGCATCGGCGAGCGCGCGGGCAACACCTCGCTCGAAGAGGTGGCCGCTGCGCTGCGCGTGCACGGCGCGCGGCTCGGCATGACGACAGCGCTGAAGCTCGACACGCTCTACGCGCTCTCGCGCATCGTCGCCGAGCGCAGCGGGATCGAGGTGCCCGCGAACAAGGCCGTCGTGGGGCGCAACGCATTCCGCCACGCTTCGGGCATCCACCAAGACGGCGTGCTGAAGCACCGCGAGACGTACGAGACGCTCGACCCGGCGTGGATCGGGCATCCCGTCGGCAGCGAGATCGTGCTCGGCAAGCTCTCGGGGCGCGCGCGCTTCGCGGCGCGAGTCGCTGCGCTCGGCGAGGTGCTGAGCGAGGCGCAGTGCGAGCGCGCGTTCCGCGCGTTCCAGCAGCTCGCGGCGCGAAGCCGCGAGGTGAGCGACGTGCAGTTGCGGGAGATCGTGGCGCGCAGCGCCGCGTGA
- a CDS encoding alpha/beta hydrolase, which produces MKRDTGYLERDGERIYYEVSGDGPPLVLTHGAGGNHAVWFQQVPHFAESRRVVLWDQRGFGRSTARGGPNSPARATADLGALLDHLGIARADVVGQSMGGWAVLGLALAQPARVRSLVLADTPGGIDTPELRASWANVGRGAGFATNELGRHPAVAPDFFDRRPERAVLYQQLGGFGDPKLADVLPSLVAARHDAAALAKLACPVLLLVGEVDALFSPSLIAASAKQLPPACRARVVTIPRAGHSPYFEESDAWNRAVGEFLAGAG; this is translated from the coding sequence ATGAAACGCGACACCGGCTACCTCGAGCGCGACGGCGAGCGCATCTACTACGAGGTCAGCGGCGACGGCCCGCCGCTCGTGCTCACCCATGGCGCCGGCGGCAATCACGCGGTGTGGTTTCAGCAAGTTCCCCACTTCGCGGAGTCGCGGCGCGTCGTGCTGTGGGACCAGCGCGGCTTCGGCCGCTCCACCGCGCGCGGCGGCCCTAACAGCCCGGCGCGCGCCACGGCCGATCTCGGCGCGCTGCTCGACCATCTCGGCATCGCGCGCGCCGACGTCGTCGGCCAGTCGATGGGCGGTTGGGCCGTGCTCGGGCTCGCGCTCGCTCAGCCCGCACGCGTGCGCTCCCTCGTGCTCGCCGACACGCCGGGAGGCATCGACACGCCGGAGCTGCGAGCCAGCTGGGCGAACGTGGGCCGCGGGGCCGGCTTCGCGACGAATGAGCTCGGCCGCCATCCCGCTGTCGCACCGGACTTCTTCGATCGTCGTCCCGAGCGCGCCGTGCTCTACCAGCAGCTCGGCGGCTTCGGCGATCCGAAGCTCGCCGACGTGCTGCCGAGCCTCGTCGCCGCGCGTCACGACGCCGCCGCGCTCGCGAAGCTCGCGTGCCCGGTGCTGCTCCTCGTCGGCGAAGTCGACGCGCTGTTCTCGCCTTCGCTGATCGCCGCGAGCGCGAAGCAGCTCCCGCCCGCATGTCGTGCGCGCGTCGTCACGATCCCGCGTGCAGGGCACTCGCCGTACTTCGAGGAGTCGGACGCGTGGAACCGCGCGGTGGGCGAGTTTCTCGCGGGCGCGGGCTGA
- a CDS encoding bifunctional proline dehydrogenase/L-glutamate gamma-semialdehyde dehydrogenase, with amino-acid sequence MLERGAQREIPRANVSVKLSALDPQIDAVDHEGSVARLVQCALPLFLEGRRRGTFLNVDLEQWASAGIAYDTFERIALHSELRDWPHLGVVVQAYLRDAERIYERLLALARRRGAPLTIRLVKGAYWDYETVLADQNGWPAPVWRTKAETDACYERLARRLLETHAETAPAFGSHNLRSLAHAFAVAEESGVPPSAYEVQMLYGMAEPERAAIRASGRRVRVYAPVGELLPGMAYLVRRLLENTANAGFLRLSHHEHADPSALLAAPQPSAGPQAAPPRMKRGDLATPFEGCPPTDFADGAQRAAFAAAVEAAHAQSPIDVRVAIAGHVAKPAGSFERASPSDASRSVARVELASVADADTAVTTAAGAWPEWRDRPLAERAALLEALADAIERDRCALAALQCLEVGKPWREADADVAEAVDFCRYYARQALVELGPRRVGDALGEENTFSYEGRGVCVVIAPWNFPLAILTGMATAALVAGNTAVLKPAEQSSAIAQELHRRMLAVGFPPDVVAFVPGSGEEVGAALVAHREVAQIAFTGSKSVGLAIVEAAAKTRPGQRQVKRVVCEMGGKNAIVVDDDADLDEAVVGVLRSAFGYAGQKCSACSRALVVDGVYDAFVARLAAAAGSLAVGAAHLASTTVSPVVDAEAQQRLLAAIESPGARKLFVGAAPSGGCFVPPAILAVDDAQHALMQRELFGPVLAVFRARDFAHALDVATSSEFALTGAVYSRSPAHLDEARRRFRVGNLYLNRGSTGALVARQPFGGFAMSGIGTKAGGPSYLLQFADPRVVTENTLRRGFAPELVE; translated from the coding sequence GTGCTGGAGCGCGGAGCGCAGCGCGAGATCCCGCGCGCGAACGTGAGCGTGAAGCTGTCGGCGCTCGACCCGCAGATCGACGCCGTCGATCACGAGGGGTCGGTCGCGCGGCTCGTTCAATGCGCGCTTCCGCTGTTCCTCGAAGGCAGGCGTCGCGGCACGTTCCTCAACGTCGACCTCGAGCAGTGGGCGAGCGCGGGCATCGCGTACGACACGTTCGAGCGCATCGCGCTGCACTCCGAGCTGAGAGACTGGCCGCACCTCGGCGTCGTGGTGCAGGCCTACCTGCGCGACGCGGAGCGGATCTACGAGCGCTTGCTGGCGCTCGCGCGCCGGCGCGGCGCGCCTCTCACGATTCGGCTCGTGAAGGGCGCGTACTGGGATTACGAGACGGTGCTCGCGGATCAGAACGGCTGGCCCGCGCCGGTGTGGCGCACGAAGGCGGAGACCGACGCTTGTTATGAGCGTCTCGCGCGGCGGCTGCTCGAGACGCATGCCGAGACCGCGCCCGCGTTCGGCTCGCACAATCTGCGCTCGCTCGCGCACGCGTTCGCGGTCGCGGAGGAATCAGGAGTTCCGCCGAGCGCGTACGAGGTGCAGATGCTCTACGGCATGGCGGAGCCCGAGCGCGCCGCGATCCGGGCGAGCGGGCGGCGCGTGCGCGTGTACGCGCCGGTCGGCGAGCTGCTGCCCGGCATGGCGTACCTCGTGCGGCGCCTGCTCGAGAACACCGCGAACGCGGGCTTCCTGCGCCTCTCGCATCACGAGCACGCGGACCCGAGCGCGCTGCTCGCCGCGCCGCAGCCGAGCGCCGGGCCGCAAGCGGCGCCCCCTCGCATGAAGCGCGGCGACCTCGCGACTCCGTTCGAGGGCTGCCCACCGACCGACTTCGCGGACGGCGCACAGCGGGCCGCGTTTGCGGCTGCGGTCGAAGCCGCGCACGCGCAGTCTCCGATCGACGTGCGCGTCGCGATCGCAGGGCACGTCGCGAAGCCCGCCGGCAGCTTCGAGCGCGCATCGCCTTCGGATGCATCGCGCAGCGTCGCGCGCGTCGAGCTCGCGAGCGTCGCCGACGCAGACACGGCAGTAACGACCGCGGCGGGCGCCTGGCCCGAGTGGCGCGATCGGCCGCTCGCCGAGCGCGCCGCGCTGCTGGAAGCGCTCGCGGACGCGATCGAGCGAGACCGCTGCGCTCTCGCTGCGCTGCAGTGCCTCGAAGTGGGAAAGCCGTGGCGCGAAGCGGATGCCGACGTGGCCGAAGCCGTCGACTTCTGTCGCTACTACGCGCGCCAAGCCCTCGTCGAGCTCGGGCCGCGGCGCGTGGGCGATGCGCTCGGAGAGGAGAACACGTTCTCGTATGAGGGCCGCGGCGTGTGCGTCGTGATCGCGCCGTGGAACTTTCCACTCGCGATTCTCACGGGCATGGCGACGGCGGCACTCGTTGCGGGAAACACGGCCGTGCTGAAGCCAGCCGAGCAGTCGAGCGCGATCGCGCAGGAGCTGCATCGCCGCATGCTCGCGGTGGGCTTCCCGCCTGACGTCGTCGCGTTTGTACCAGGGAGCGGAGAAGAGGTCGGCGCTGCGCTGGTCGCACATCGCGAGGTCGCGCAGATCGCATTCACCGGCAGCAAGAGTGTCGGCCTCGCGATCGTGGAGGCGGCAGCGAAGACGCGGCCGGGGCAGCGACAGGTGAAGCGCGTCGTGTGCGAGATGGGCGGCAAGAACGCGATCGTCGTGGACGACGATGCGGACCTCGACGAGGCCGTCGTGGGCGTGCTGCGCAGCGCGTTCGGCTACGCCGGGCAGAAGTGCTCCGCTTGCTCGCGCGCGCTGGTCGTCGACGGCGTGTACGACGCGTTCGTCGCGCGTCTCGCCGCGGCGGCGGGCTCGCTCGCGGTAGGCGCGGCGCATCTCGCGAGCACGACGGTGAGCCCCGTCGTCGACGCCGAAGCGCAGCAGCGCCTGCTCGCCGCGATCGAGTCTCCCGGCGCGCGCAAGCTCTTCGTCGGCGCTGCGCCGAGCGGCGGCTGCTTCGTGCCGCCCGCGATCCTCGCGGTCGACGACGCGCAGCACGCGCTGATGCAGCGCGAGCTGTTCGGCCCCGTGCTTGCCGTGTTTCGCGCGCGCGACTTCGCGCACGCGCTCGACGTCGCGACGAGCAGCGAGTTCGCGCTCACCGGCGCCGTCTACTCACGCTCGCCCGCGCATCTCGACGAGGCTCGCCGGCGCTTCCGCGTCGGCAACCTCTACCTGAACCGCGGCTCCACCGGAGCGCTGGTCGCGCGCCAGCCGTTCGGCGGCTTCGCGATGAGCGGCATCGGCACGAAGGCGGGCGGCCCGAGCTACCTGCTGCAGTTCGCGGATCCGCGAGTCGTCACGGAGAACACGCTGCGGCGCGGCTTTGCGCCGGAGCTCGTGGAGTAG
- the recG gene encoding ATP-dependent DNA helicase RecG — translation MHATPFAAALDAVAAPLEFAAKDEFARADRVRNLEASVTTAADRALALAIPPEARRLLEAVRARFAAPLAESEARRRATADSLHDLAPLRDAGYPDRAIARAVATLPGVGPKRAQQLAQRGLRTIADLLFHLPTRYDDRRDQKTIGELPPGSRGTFVGEVILADFVPIRGRGRIYQAVVGDGTGTINLKWFRGGEAVASSIKKGVRLRVTGDVKRFRFDKEIIHPEIDVLGESGDGGSEGVVPDYATPEGIPPRTFRRMIAAAVADYADLVLNALPEKLAAERGLPATPDALRAIHKPGRDADPDALRARATPAHERLVLEELYLLELGLALRHAERAQKAGIAIAPDGARLRAALAALPFSLTGAQQRAWNEIARDLARPHPMSRLLQGDVGSGKTAVAALAAVAVAEAGAQSALMAPTEILAEQHAATLRTLVPSLRMALLTGSTPRAEASAIRAQLAAGELELVVGTHALVQEDVRFARLALAIVDEQHRFGVLQRAALAARAPAGLEPHMLVMTATPIPRSLSLTLFGDLDVSVIDELPPGRTPAHTELLRAGEGRRVMEAVRAALARGEQVYVVYPMVEESEKVDLRAATESAEAIRRAFPQQRVDLVHGRQTQAERAAAMDSFKRGQTQILVSTTVIEVGVDVANATLMVIEHAERFGLAQLHQLRGRVGRGKKPGTCLLVARGSSEQGEARLRAMLETTDGFVIADHDLRIRGPGDFLGTRQSGFLPDLRFADLVRDARLVALAKEAARETVRRDRKLLRAPELARAVETRWGERLALVGVG, via the coding sequence ATGCACGCGACGCCCTTCGCCGCCGCGCTCGATGCGGTCGCTGCGCCGCTCGAGTTCGCGGCGAAGGACGAGTTCGCGCGCGCGGATCGCGTGCGCAATCTCGAGGCGTCCGTAACAACCGCCGCCGACCGCGCGCTCGCGCTCGCGATTCCGCCCGAAGCGCGGCGCCTGCTCGAGGCAGTGCGCGCACGCTTCGCGGCGCCGCTCGCCGAGAGCGAAGCGCGCCGCCGCGCGACCGCCGACTCGCTGCACGATCTCGCGCCGCTGCGCGACGCGGGCTACCCGGACCGCGCGATCGCGCGCGCGGTGGCGACGCTGCCGGGCGTCGGCCCGAAGCGCGCGCAGCAGCTCGCGCAGCGCGGGCTGCGCACGATCGCGGACCTCTTGTTCCACCTGCCCACGCGCTACGACGACCGCCGCGATCAGAAGACCATCGGCGAGCTGCCGCCCGGCTCGCGCGGCACGTTCGTCGGCGAGGTGATCCTCGCGGACTTCGTGCCGATCCGCGGCCGCGGGCGCATCTATCAGGCCGTCGTCGGCGACGGCACCGGAACGATCAATCTCAAGTGGTTTCGCGGCGGTGAGGCCGTCGCGAGCTCCATCAAGAAGGGAGTGCGCCTGCGCGTGACGGGCGACGTGAAGCGCTTCCGCTTCGACAAGGAGATCATTCACCCCGAGATCGATGTGTTAGGGGAATCCGGGGACGGCGGGAGCGAGGGCGTCGTGCCCGACTACGCGACGCCCGAGGGCATCCCGCCGCGCACGTTCCGCCGCATGATCGCGGCCGCGGTCGCGGACTACGCGGACCTCGTGCTGAACGCGCTGCCCGAGAAGCTCGCAGCGGAGCGCGGCCTGCCGGCGACGCCGGACGCGCTGCGCGCGATCCACAAGCCCGGCCGCGACGCCGACCCCGACGCGCTGCGCGCGCGCGCGACGCCCGCGCACGAGCGGCTCGTGCTCGAGGAGCTGTACCTGCTCGAGCTCGGCCTCGCGCTGCGGCACGCCGAGCGCGCCCAGAAGGCGGGCATCGCGATCGCGCCGGACGGCGCGAGGCTGCGGGCCGCGCTCGCTGCGCTGCCATTCTCCCTGACCGGTGCGCAGCAGCGAGCGTGGAACGAGATCGCGCGCGATCTCGCGCGCCCGCATCCGATGTCGCGCTTGCTCCAGGGCGATGTCGGCAGCGGCAAGACCGCGGTTGCGGCGCTCGCCGCAGTCGCGGTCGCCGAGGCGGGCGCGCAGAGCGCGCTGATGGCGCCAACCGAGATTCTCGCGGAGCAGCACGCCGCCACTCTGCGCACGCTCGTGCCGAGCCTGCGTATGGCGCTGCTCACGGGTTCTACGCCGCGCGCAGAGGCGAGCGCGATTCGCGCGCAGCTCGCTGCCGGCGAGCTCGAGCTCGTCGTCGGCACGCACGCGCTCGTGCAAGAGGACGTGCGCTTCGCGCGCCTCGCACTCGCAATCGTGGACGAGCAGCACCGCTTCGGCGTGCTGCAGCGCGCTGCGCTCGCCGCGCGCGCGCCGGCCGGCCTCGAGCCGCACATGCTGGTGATGACCGCGACGCCGATCCCGCGCAGCCTCTCGCTCACGCTGTTCGGCGACCTCGACGTCTCCGTGATCGACGAGCTGCCGCCCGGCCGCACGCCCGCGCACACGGAGTTGTTACGGGCGGGCGAGGGCCGCCGCGTGATGGAGGCGGTGCGCGCCGCGCTCGCGCGGGGTGAGCAGGTGTACGTGGTCTACCCGATGGTCGAGGAGAGCGAGAAGGTCGACCTGCGCGCCGCCACCGAGAGCGCCGAAGCGATCCGGCGCGCGTTCCCGCAGCAGCGCGTCGACCTCGTGCACGGGCGGCAGACGCAGGCCGAGCGCGCCGCGGCGATGGATTCGTTCAAGCGCGGCCAGACGCAAATCCTCGTCTCGACCACGGTGATCGAAGTCGGCGTCGACGTTGCCAACGCCACGCTCATGGTGATCGAGCACGCCGAGCGCTTCGGCCTCGCGCAGCTGCACCAGCTGCGCGGCCGCGTAGGCCGCGGCAAGAAGCCCGGCACGTGCCTGCTCGTCGCGCGCGGCAGCTCCGAGCAAGGCGAGGCGCGCCTGCGCGCGATGCTCGAGACGACCGACGGCTTCGTGATCGCGGACCACGACCTGCGCATCCGCGGCCCCGGCGACTTCCTGGGCACGCGCCAGAGCGGCTTCCTGCCCGACCTGCGCTTCGCCGACCTCGTGCGCGACGCGCGTCTCGTCGCGCTCGCGAAAGAAGCCGCGCGCGAGACCGTTCGCCGCGACCGCAAATTGTTACGGGCGCCCGAGCTCGCGCGCGCGGTAGAGACGCGCTGGGGCGAGCGGCTCGCGCTGGTGGGGGTGGGATGA